In Myxococcus stipitatus, a single window of DNA contains:
- a CDS encoding DUF5916 domain-containing protein: MSWGARVGVALGVALWGAAAAGAVEGAGVEQFIQAAPATGAIQVDGRLDEADWARAPVFDAFVERFPVAGRTPSERTELRVLYDEDTLYVGIIARDSEPSRIDRRLGRRDSAPYSDTLHVLIDPAHDHRTAYNFSLSAGGVQSDGLYYDDRFYTEDWSGIWDAAAGSVPDGWVAEFAIPLSLLRFPEASVQTWGFSVRRDIARKNEELESVENPRTHNANVSRLGHLTGLTGLQPRGRWELTPYVAARGLAHPQYSDATRPAPRLLSPSMDVGLDVRAALTSNLSLAATFNPDFGEVEADQLLLNLGTFEQFYPERRPFFTQGMELFQPVGMNVGDAPLALFYSRRIGLETPILGAAKVTGAVGGVQVGVLDAVVMGPWRERDEERPDRGLRLDWRRPMHVGPGVELPDAPTATTHFLVAVARGKVGTGSRVGGSVAMANPLEGTCTAEDAALEDAQRPASCRGHGGLAGALDFDLKTQDANWGVYGMLLATRVDGGVPQSVLPDGTRLSRGDSGVGGYLRAGRFGGEGWRPEVGVDVASPRLSLRATGFQSIQNDVSPRAVLRYAKPNGAGPFRSLQVNALGGSRWTADSRGEHRVTWGNLNGSVTLPSFDVVGFETGVDLNDFDVREMRGTGVPLERADRWFAAAWTETNPNRLVSAELWVALGHRFQSDGPLPPAWGWTADLTLSLRPHPSLQTELSVSNDKTDHGPRYVDTLDDGRFLLGALDSRYLSFTLRQQWVLSPRLTLQGYAQLFTAYGRYGSYFTATSDERKTPVRLDTLRPFTPAEDSDFYDTALAVNVVLRWEYRLGSTLFCVYSRSQQGLPTPEGERAFASLAPRRLLSGPANDALMLKWSYYWGT; encoded by the coding sequence ATGTCATGGGGAGCGAGGGTGGGCGTCGCGCTCGGCGTCGCGCTGTGGGGCGCGGCGGCGGCGGGCGCGGTGGAGGGCGCGGGGGTGGAGCAGTTCATCCAGGCGGCGCCGGCGACCGGGGCCATCCAGGTGGATGGGCGGCTGGACGAAGCGGACTGGGCCCGGGCGCCCGTGTTCGACGCCTTCGTGGAGCGCTTCCCCGTGGCGGGGCGGACGCCCTCGGAGCGCACGGAGCTGCGCGTCCTGTATGACGAGGACACGCTGTACGTGGGCATCATCGCGCGGGACTCGGAGCCCTCGCGCATCGACCGGCGGCTGGGGCGGCGCGACAGCGCGCCCTATTCGGACACCCTCCACGTCCTCATCGACCCGGCGCACGACCACCGCACCGCGTACAACTTCTCCCTCTCCGCCGGGGGCGTGCAGAGCGACGGGCTGTACTACGACGACCGCTTCTACACGGAGGACTGGAGCGGCATCTGGGACGCCGCGGCGGGGAGCGTGCCGGACGGCTGGGTGGCGGAGTTCGCCATCCCCCTGTCGCTGCTGCGCTTCCCGGAGGCGTCCGTGCAGACCTGGGGCTTCTCGGTGCGGCGGGACATCGCGCGCAAGAACGAGGAGCTGGAGTCGGTGGAGAACCCGCGCACGCACAACGCCAACGTGTCGCGGCTGGGCCACCTGACGGGCCTGACGGGCCTGCAACCGCGCGGCCGGTGGGAGCTGACGCCCTATGTCGCGGCGCGGGGCCTGGCGCATCCGCAGTACTCGGACGCGACGCGGCCTGCGCCCCGGCTGCTCAGCCCGTCCATGGACGTGGGGCTGGACGTGCGCGCGGCGCTCACCAGCAACCTGTCGCTGGCGGCGACGTTCAACCCGGACTTCGGCGAGGTGGAGGCGGACCAGCTCCTGTTGAACCTGGGCACCTTCGAGCAGTTCTATCCGGAGCGCCGCCCGTTCTTCACCCAGGGCATGGAGCTGTTCCAGCCGGTGGGGATGAACGTGGGCGACGCGCCGCTGGCGCTCTTCTACTCGCGGCGCATCGGCCTGGAGACGCCCATCCTCGGCGCCGCGAAGGTGACGGGGGCGGTGGGCGGCGTGCAGGTGGGCGTGCTGGACGCGGTGGTGATGGGGCCGTGGCGCGAGCGCGACGAGGAGCGGCCGGACCGGGGGCTGCGGCTGGACTGGCGCAGGCCCATGCACGTGGGGCCCGGCGTGGAGCTGCCGGATGCGCCGACGGCGACGACGCACTTCCTGGTCGCGGTGGCGCGCGGGAAGGTGGGCACGGGGTCGCGCGTGGGCGGTTCGGTGGCCATGGCCAACCCGCTGGAGGGCACGTGCACCGCGGAGGACGCCGCCCTGGAGGACGCCCAGCGGCCCGCGTCGTGCCGGGGCCACGGCGGGCTGGCCGGCGCGCTCGACTTCGACCTGAAGACACAGGACGCGAACTGGGGCGTCTACGGCATGCTGCTGGCGACGCGCGTCGACGGCGGCGTGCCGCAGAGCGTGCTGCCGGACGGCACCCGGCTGTCGCGCGGCGACTCCGGCGTGGGCGGCTACCTGCGCGCGGGGCGCTTCGGCGGCGAGGGCTGGCGGCCGGAGGTGGGCGTGGACGTGGCGTCGCCCCGCCTGTCCCTGCGCGCCACGGGCTTCCAGTCCATCCAGAACGACGTGTCACCCCGGGCGGTGCTGCGCTACGCGAAGCCCAACGGCGCGGGGCCGTTCCGCTCGCTCCAGGTCAACGCGCTGGGCGGCTCGCGCTGGACGGCGGACTCGCGCGGCGAGCACCGCGTGACGTGGGGCAACCTCAACGGCTCCGTCACGCTGCCCAGCTTCGACGTGGTCGGCTTCGAGACGGGCGTGGACCTGAACGACTTCGACGTGCGCGAGATGCGCGGCACCGGCGTCCCGCTGGAGCGCGCGGACCGCTGGTTCGCCGCGGCGTGGACGGAGACCAACCCGAACCGCCTGGTGTCCGCCGAGCTGTGGGTGGCCCTGGGCCACCGCTTCCAGAGCGACGGGCCCCTGCCCCCCGCCTGGGGCTGGACGGCGGACCTCACCCTCTCCCTGCGCCCCCACCCCTCGCTCCAGACGGAGCTCTCCGTGAGCAACGACAAGACGGACCACGGGCCGCGCTACGTCGACACGCTCGACGACGGGCGCTTCCTGCTGGGCGCGCTGGACTCGCGCTACCTGTCCTTCACCCTGCGCCAGCAGTGGGTGCTGTCGCCCCGGCTCACCCTGCAGGGCTACGCGCAGCTGTTCACCGCGTATGGCCGGTACGGCTCCTACTTCACGGCGACCAGCGACGAGCGCAAGACGCCGGTGCGGCTCGACACGCTGCGGCCCTTCACACCCGCGGAGGACAGCGACTTCTACGACACCGCCCTCGCGGTGAACGTGGTGCTGCGGTGGGAGTACCGGCTGGGCTCCACCCTCTTCTGCGTGTACTCGCGCTCGCAGCAGGGCCTGCCGACGCCGGAGGGCGAGCGGGCCTTCGCGTCGCTGGCGCCCCGACGCCTCTTGTCCGGACCGGCCAACGACGCGCTCATGCTCAAGTGGAGCTACTACTGGGGCACGTGA
- a CDS encoding 4-hydroxy-3-methylbut-2-enyl diphosphate reductase: MRRTSLPLSLFVLLWATLAAAEESVGTWTASLSPKQPDQLHLQLSHSRETGKDDRGTFGFSEPVSSLQGLSTKDGPTSFTLPREAGTFAFTGQFQKGEGAGHYRFTPSESYAKAMAGLGYPKLTQREQFDLAAADLTTRQLQDLAAVGYKDIPRDDLFQVGIFHVTADYVRDLAKHGLTKLTLEQLVAGRIHGVTAQRIQGLAGAGFPKLDWDDLLAMSIHGVTPDYIREVRGLGFKDLDADAIVGFRIHGVSARFAQEMKSLGFKDLDGDALVAFRIHGVTPEFVKEMRALGFQDITQEQLVAFRIHGVTPAFVKQMRDAGYSKITPDDLVRLRIHGIDDAFMRSMSKGGQDGQRKP; encoded by the coding sequence ATGCGTCGCACGTCCTTGCCGCTGTCCCTGTTCGTCCTGTTGTGGGCCACGCTCGCCGCCGCCGAGGAGTCGGTGGGCACGTGGACCGCATCCCTCTCTCCCAAGCAGCCCGACCAGCTCCACCTCCAGCTCTCCCACTCCCGCGAGACGGGGAAGGACGACCGGGGAACGTTCGGCTTCTCGGAGCCCGTGTCCTCGCTCCAGGGTCTCTCGACGAAGGACGGCCCCACCTCCTTCACGCTGCCGCGCGAGGCGGGCACCTTCGCCTTCACCGGCCAGTTCCAGAAGGGCGAGGGCGCGGGCCACTACCGCTTCACCCCGAGCGAGTCCTACGCGAAGGCGATGGCTGGCCTGGGCTACCCGAAGCTCACCCAGCGGGAGCAGTTCGACCTGGCCGCCGCGGACCTCACCACCCGGCAGCTCCAGGACCTGGCGGCGGTGGGCTACAAGGACATCCCCCGCGACGACCTCTTCCAGGTGGGCATCTTCCACGTCACCGCGGACTACGTGCGCGACCTGGCGAAGCACGGCCTCACGAAGCTGACGCTCGAGCAGCTCGTCGCGGGCCGCATCCACGGCGTCACCGCGCAGCGCATCCAGGGGCTGGCCGGCGCGGGCTTCCCCAAGCTGGACTGGGACGACCTGCTCGCCATGTCCATCCACGGCGTCACCCCGGACTACATCCGCGAGGTGCGCGGCCTGGGCTTCAAGGACCTGGACGCAGACGCCATCGTCGGCTTCCGCATCCACGGCGTCTCCGCCCGCTTCGCCCAGGAGATGAAGAGCCTGGGCTTCAAGGACCTCGACGGCGACGCGCTCGTGGCCTTCCGTATCCACGGCGTCACGCCGGAATTCGTGAAGGAGATGCGCGCCCTGGGTTTCCAGGACATCACCCAGGAGCAGCTCGTGGCCTTCCGCATCCACGGCGTCACGCCCGCCTTCGTGAAGCAGATGCGCGATGCGGGCTACTCGAAAATCACGCCGGACGACCTCGTCCGGTTGCGCATCCATGGAATCGATGACGCGTTCATGCGTTCCATGTCCAAGGGCGGTCAGGACGGTCAGCGCAAGCCGTAG
- a CDS encoding M56 family metallopeptidase: protein MNGLMMESVGWALLHSLWQGALVALALGLALVTVGRRAANARYALALGALVLTVALPVATGARHYASAGERRANLEEGREARVEPGPRAAREARVRGLPLARHALRQEAPREEGGAWSGVGALLEKARQLVDRHLRWLVLAWVAGVGLCSGRLTAEWVRLRQLAKRAMPVPSEWQERLDLLSRRLGLERAVRLLQSTEVDVPAAVGWLSPVVLLPMSTLTGLPARQLEMVLAHELAHIRRHDFAVNLAQVLVETLFFFHPAVQWMSQVVRVEREHCCDDVAVGASGSSLSYARALTALETLRVMPDALPGPAMSALGGSLPDRVRRLVANPSPRCSSRWVAGASVLTLVSSLAVAAPLTAMVMGQTSAATPASSVATPPEPPVPPAPVAFPAPPAPPAAPRALAMPAPRVAAAPKPPPKPGRGHDDADDTTRVGAGQPLSVDQLVELKVAGVTPEKVKALEEMGFEPTVSNLVEMSHAGVTPAFVKEMNTRFGRELDVDTLVELRHLGVTPEYIQALSAAGFATNDPEELTHARALGVDAAYVEALRSAGYSKLTLEQVSELRAVGVDAAYVRALDQRGLRGLTADDLQELRAVGVTPDWLDAIRSAGVKTQDPGQLTQLRALGVSPDFLRELGDAGMKDLSVDELVQLRAGGVDADFIRRIRGAKP from the coding sequence ATGAACGGCCTGATGATGGAGTCGGTGGGTTGGGCGCTCTTGCATTCGCTCTGGCAGGGCGCGCTGGTGGCGCTCGCGTTGGGGCTGGCGCTGGTGACGGTGGGCCGCCGCGCCGCCAACGCGCGCTACGCGCTGGCCCTGGGCGCGCTGGTGCTGACCGTGGCGCTGCCGGTGGCCACCGGGGCGCGGCACTACGCCTCCGCGGGGGAGCGCCGCGCGAACCTCGAGGAAGGCCGCGAGGCGCGCGTCGAGCCAGGCCCGCGCGCCGCCCGCGAGGCGCGCGTCCGGGGACTGCCGCTCGCCCGCCACGCGCTCCGCCAGGAGGCGCCCCGTGAAGAGGGCGGGGCGTGGAGCGGCGTGGGCGCGCTGCTGGAGAAGGCGCGCCAGCTGGTGGACCGCCACCTGCGGTGGCTGGTGCTGGCGTGGGTGGCCGGCGTGGGGCTGTGCTCCGGCCGGCTGACGGCGGAGTGGGTGCGGCTGCGTCAGCTGGCGAAGCGGGCGATGCCGGTGCCCTCCGAGTGGCAGGAGCGGCTGGACCTGCTGTCGCGGCGGCTGGGGCTCGAGCGCGCCGTGCGCCTGTTGCAGTCGACGGAGGTGGACGTGCCCGCGGCGGTGGGCTGGCTGTCGCCGGTGGTGCTGCTGCCCATGTCCACGCTGACGGGGCTGCCGGCGCGCCAGCTGGAGATGGTGCTGGCGCACGAGCTGGCGCACATCCGCCGGCACGACTTCGCGGTGAACCTGGCGCAGGTGCTGGTGGAGACGCTCTTCTTCTTCCACCCGGCGGTGCAGTGGATGTCCCAGGTCGTCCGCGTGGAGCGCGAGCACTGCTGCGACGACGTGGCGGTGGGCGCCAGCGGCAGCTCGCTGTCCTACGCGCGCGCCCTCACCGCCCTCGAGACGCTGCGCGTGATGCCGGACGCCCTGCCCGGCCCCGCCATGTCCGCCCTGGGCGGGTCGCTCCCCGACCGCGTGCGCCGGCTGGTGGCGAACCCGTCGCCGCGCTGCTCCTCCCGGTGGGTCGCGGGCGCGTCCGTGCTCACCCTGGTCAGCAGCCTCGCGGTGGCCGCGCCCCTGACGGCCATGGTGATGGGCCAGACGTCCGCGGCCACCCCCGCCTCGTCCGTCGCCACCCCGCCCGAGCCCCCGGTCCCTCCCGCGCCGGTCGCGTTCCCGGCGCCCCCCGCGCCGCCAGCCGCGCCCCGCGCCCTCGCCATGCCCGCGCCGCGCGTCGCCGCCGCGCCCAAGCCCCCGCCGAAGCCGGGCCGCGGCCATGACGACGCGGACGACACGACGCGCGTGGGCGCTGGCCAGCCGCTCTCCGTCGACCAGCTGGTCGAGCTGAAGGTCGCCGGCGTCACGCCGGAGAAGGTGAAGGCGCTGGAGGAGATGGGCTTCGAGCCCACCGTGTCCAACCTGGTGGAGATGAGCCACGCGGGCGTCACCCCGGCGTTCGTGAAGGAGATGAACACCCGCTTCGGCCGCGAGCTGGACGTGGACACGCTGGTGGAGCTGCGGCACCTGGGCGTCACGCCCGAGTACATCCAGGCGCTCTCCGCGGCCGGCTTCGCCACCAACGACCCGGAGGAGCTGACGCACGCGCGCGCGCTCGGCGTGGACGCGGCGTACGTGGAGGCCCTGCGCTCGGCGGGCTACTCGAAGCTGACCTTGGAGCAGGTCTCCGAGCTGCGCGCGGTGGGCGTGGACGCGGCCTACGTGCGCGCCCTGGACCAGCGCGGCCTGCGCGGCCTGACGGCGGACGACCTCCAGGAGCTGCGCGCGGTGGGCGTCACCCCGGACTGGCTGGACGCCATCCGCTCGGCGGGCGTGAAGACGCAGGACCCCGGCCAGCTGACGCAGCTGCGCGCGCTCGGCGTGAGCCCGGACTTCCTCCGGGAGCTGGGTGACGCGGGCATGAAGGACCTCTCCGTGGACGAGCTGGTCCAGCTGCGCGCCGGTGGCGTGGACGCCGACTTCATCCGGCGCATCCGCGGCGCGAAGCCGTAA
- a CDS encoding BlaI/MecI/CopY family transcriptional regulator gives MSDSKLPRPTDGELAILRVLWERGDSTVREVHEALHRREPEEGTGYTTVLKLMQIMTEKGLVERDESQRAHVYRAKATEQRTQRQLVSDLMERAFGGSPARLAMQALSSRKTSPQELAELRQLLDSLEGAEE, from the coding sequence ATGAGTGATTCGAAGCTGCCGCGCCCCACCGACGGGGAGCTGGCCATCCTGCGGGTGCTGTGGGAGCGAGGAGACAGCACGGTGCGTGAAGTCCATGAGGCGCTCCACCGGCGCGAACCGGAGGAGGGCACGGGCTACACGACGGTGCTCAAGTTGATGCAGATCATGACGGAGAAGGGGTTGGTGGAGCGGGACGAGTCCCAGCGGGCGCACGTCTACCGGGCGAAGGCCACGGAGCAGCGCACGCAGCGGCAGCTGGTGAGTGATTTGATGGAGCGCGCCTTCGGGGGTTCCCCGGCGCGGTTGGCGATGCAGGCGCTGTCGTCGCGCAAGACGAGTCCCCAGGAGCTGGCGGAGCTTCGCCAGCTGCTCGACTCGCTGGAAGGAGCGGAGGAATGA
- a CDS encoding DUF885 domain-containing protein, with product MRIRVVVCLLSVGLCACASHSKSGAPSSSELPTPERAATAAYSHFLREYMDWFLAANPVRATRLGFHEHDCHLQEVTAEALKRKADALRGWVTRLEQVNGSKLSGDAAVDVVVLDHALRAELLELEEERVWQRNPGSYVELISGGLSSLSSREFAPVGERMRSLRARMTRIPGVLEAARANLQDVPRLWVEQAIRDARGTVVYLRLDLPRALEAQGIDQVPGAEREAFNAAREESVRSMTEFVAWLEKDLLPRATGDFRMGRALFEKKLALEEHVTLDADHLRDINERAIRDYKAWVAREAAKVDPTKSPDIVMASLVRDHPASEELIPLARTQLVELQRFVREKNILTLPSDSLPSVRETPPYERLSFASMDTPGPFERAGQAAYYNITNVEPEWTADEKSQHLTYFNRAGLLGITVHEAMPGHFVQLLYGAKIPTDVRKVFAPASMVEGWAHYAEQMMVDEGLGEGDPAVRLGQLRRALQRHARWYAALALHVYGEDLDAVARRYAEIAYFEPFPALREVERGTSNATYLYYAMGRMQILKLREDYRRYLESKGEKFVLKDFHDRFLQLGLPVSLARRVLIPGDEAPSLE from the coding sequence ATGCGCATCCGTGTCGTCGTCTGCCTGCTGTCCGTCGGTCTCTGCGCGTGCGCGTCGCACTCGAAGTCAGGGGCCCCGTCGTCGTCCGAGCTGCCCACGCCCGAGCGGGCGGCCACCGCCGCGTACTCGCACTTCCTGCGCGAATACATGGACTGGTTCCTCGCCGCCAATCCGGTGCGCGCGACGCGGCTGGGCTTCCACGAACACGACTGCCACCTGCAGGAGGTCACCGCGGAGGCGCTGAAGCGCAAGGCGGACGCGCTGCGCGGCTGGGTCACCCGCCTGGAGCAGGTGAACGGCTCCAAGCTGTCCGGTGACGCGGCGGTGGACGTGGTGGTGCTGGACCACGCGCTGCGCGCGGAGCTGCTGGAGCTGGAGGAGGAGCGCGTCTGGCAGCGCAACCCCGGCAGCTACGTGGAGCTCATCTCCGGCGGCCTGTCGAGCCTGTCGTCCCGCGAGTTCGCCCCCGTGGGCGAGCGCATGCGCAGCCTGCGCGCGCGCATGACGCGCATCCCCGGCGTGCTCGAGGCCGCCAGGGCCAACCTCCAGGACGTGCCCCGGCTGTGGGTGGAGCAGGCCATCCGCGACGCGCGCGGCACCGTGGTGTACCTGCGGCTGGACCTGCCCCGCGCCCTGGAGGCCCAGGGCATCGACCAGGTGCCCGGCGCGGAGCGCGAGGCCTTCAACGCGGCCCGCGAGGAGTCGGTCCGCTCCATGACGGAGTTCGTCGCGTGGCTGGAGAAGGACCTGCTGCCGCGCGCCACCGGCGACTTCCGCATGGGCCGCGCGCTGTTCGAGAAGAAGCTGGCGCTGGAGGAGCACGTCACGCTCGACGCGGACCACCTGCGCGACATCAACGAGCGCGCCATCCGCGACTACAAGGCCTGGGTCGCCCGTGAGGCCGCGAAGGTGGACCCGACGAAGTCTCCCGACATCGTCATGGCCTCGCTGGTGCGCGACCACCCGGCGTCCGAGGAGCTCATCCCCCTGGCGCGCACCCAGCTGGTGGAGCTGCAGCGCTTCGTGCGCGAGAAGAACATCCTCACGCTGCCCTCGGACTCGCTGCCCTCCGTGCGCGAGACGCCGCCCTACGAGCGGCTGAGCTTCGCGTCCATGGACACGCCCGGCCCCTTCGAGCGCGCGGGCCAGGCGGCCTACTACAACATCACCAACGTGGAGCCCGAGTGGACCGCCGACGAGAAGTCCCAGCACCTGACGTACTTCAACCGCGCGGGCCTCCTGGGCATCACCGTGCACGAAGCCATGCCGGGCCACTTCGTCCAGCTGCTCTACGGCGCGAAGATTCCCACCGACGTGCGCAAGGTCTTCGCCCCCGCCTCCATGGTGGAGGGCTGGGCCCACTACGCCGAGCAGATGATGGTGGACGAGGGCCTGGGAGAAGGCGACCCCGCGGTGCGCCTGGGACAGCTGCGCCGCGCGCTCCAGCGGCACGCGCGCTGGTACGCCGCGCTGGCGCTGCACGTCTACGGCGAAGACCTGGACGCGGTGGCGAGGCGCTACGCCGAAATCGCCTACTTCGAACCCTTCCCCGCGCTGCGCGAGGTGGAGCGAGGCACCTCCAACGCCACCTACCTGTACTACGCGATGGGGCGGATGCAGATCCTGAAGCTGCGCGAGGACTACCGCCGCTACCTGGAGTCCAAGGGCGAGAAGTTCGTGCTGAAGGACTTCCACGACCGCTTCCTCCAGCTGGGCCTGCCGGTGTCGCTCGCGCGCCGGGTGCTCATCCCGGGCGACGAGGCTCCCTCCTTGGAGTGA
- a CDS encoding fibril protein encodes MKSLRMACVGLLTLAACTSSNNAAVRRAPEARAPSPPETREREASDPKAYGYRKEDPVRVGWGNPGVMAFFELLRGPEGQRVAWKRLGPCCDAPPQPEFVGLEVFEVSYEGMEAPVRMFIDPNHGGTLRAPRGFTIEGLSTREPRPTTDDDVIEL; translated from the coding sequence ATGAAGTCACTGCGGATGGCCTGCGTGGGGCTGCTGACGCTGGCGGCCTGTACCTCTTCCAACAACGCGGCGGTGCGCCGGGCGCCGGAGGCCCGGGCGCCGAGCCCGCCCGAGACTCGCGAGCGAGAGGCCTCGGACCCGAAGGCCTATGGCTACCGCAAGGAGGACCCGGTGCGGGTGGGCTGGGGCAATCCGGGCGTCATGGCGTTCTTCGAATTGCTGCGCGGACCGGAAGGACAGCGCGTGGCGTGGAAGCGCCTGGGGCCGTGTTGCGACGCCCCACCCCAGCCGGAGTTCGTGGGGCTGGAGGTGTTCGAGGTGAGCTACGAGGGGATGGAGGCGCCGGTGCGCATGTTCATCGACCCGAACCACGGGGGCACCCTGCGCGCGCCCCGGGGCTTCACCATCGAGGGGTTGTCCACCCGCGAGCCCCGGCCCACGACCGACGACGACGTCATCGAGCTGTGA